A section of the Paenibacillus aurantius genome encodes:
- a CDS encoding DUF4129 domain-containing transglutaminase family protein yields the protein MESARGWKSLLLYDWQRRLTVFFTGFFLYQFVMWFAEEEGGLLPATVSLIRLTLLAVLLTEWMPGRSRGVPRILQLLLILLLNVWFVGYTPIAAKTIGEWIYNNFLPFYPLAWFSLGAWFLYLAALWWVKSKVRIYVMIVLCLTAIAIRDSFSQVILWDEAALMILCGLFLLVIRHFAGLKEKNPAGWAYFADYPVTITAPIVLLLTCTVGLGMLAPNVGNVLKDPYTLWKNWKGEAITVGGKGSPGVDLPLPKGNSTSGYSRNDRTLGGGFDFDYSEVMTVETTHRSYWRGETRALYNGKGWEKSQAEKQGAVQQELSLDSELRKDPRLPDSQAQTVEVKQTITLSDEESYPVLFGALSIAKVEALGEENAGFDRLRWSPKSQELRWAESRTGKTYPKTYTVISYMPVIDEAGLRTVPADLPNRSAMEEYLQLPNSLPDRVRQLAKEITKDAPTPYDKVKTLERYLQFNYRYTNQPREQKSESSDFVDRFLFETKEGYCDYYSTAMAVLTRSLGIPARWVKGYSTGSSPVDELEELRQNGGPDNLSLSTDGAGTYTVRNSDAHSWVEVYFSGWGWIPFEPTSGFAVPAVQLPNQPEVSPVPETDPAPAAPAPAEEAGGSFPVTTVLLILAIAAAAGIGVWFWFKRGASGLVARYRQPASLNHQLIQEYNKLMRSKRRKGFTVHEHETARETLSRWMNKDAWLSKDLEQLLALFEKAKYSSRPITPEEMGRASTLFKRLKEEL from the coding sequence ATGGAGAGTGCCCGAGGATGGAAGTCCCTATTGCTATATGACTGGCAGCGCCGGCTGACCGTTTTCTTCACCGGGTTTTTCCTATATCAATTCGTCATGTGGTTTGCGGAGGAGGAGGGGGGGCTGCTTCCGGCAACGGTTTCCCTGATCCGGTTGACTTTGCTTGCCGTCCTCTTGACGGAATGGATGCCCGGACGGAGCCGGGGCGTTCCCCGGATTCTTCAATTGCTGCTGATTTTATTACTAAATGTTTGGTTTGTCGGCTATACTCCGATTGCGGCCAAGACGATCGGAGAGTGGATTTACAACAACTTTCTGCCCTTTTACCCGCTGGCCTGGTTCAGCCTGGGAGCCTGGTTTCTCTATTTGGCCGCCCTGTGGTGGGTCAAGTCTAAGGTGCGCATCTACGTGATGATCGTGCTGTGCCTTACCGCGATCGCCATCCGGGATTCCTTCAGCCAGGTGATCCTCTGGGATGAAGCGGCGCTTATGATTTTGTGCGGCCTGTTCCTCCTCGTCATCCGGCATTTCGCCGGCCTGAAGGAAAAAAATCCGGCGGGATGGGCTTATTTCGCCGATTACCCGGTCACCATCACCGCGCCTATCGTGCTGCTTCTTACCTGTACGGTAGGGCTGGGCATGCTGGCCCCCAATGTCGGGAATGTGCTGAAAGATCCTTATACCCTTTGGAAAAACTGGAAAGGGGAAGCGATCACGGTCGGCGGCAAAGGAAGCCCCGGCGTGGATCTTCCGCTGCCCAAAGGCAATTCCACCTCCGGGTACAGCCGGAATGACCGCACGCTGGGCGGGGGCTTTGATTTTGACTATTCGGAAGTCATGACCGTGGAAACCACGCACCGCAGCTATTGGAGAGGCGAAACGAGAGCACTCTACAATGGGAAGGGCTGGGAGAAGAGCCAAGCCGAGAAACAAGGGGCCGTGCAACAGGAGCTGAGCCTGGACAGCGAGCTCCGGAAGGACCCTCGCCTTCCTGACAGCCAGGCTCAAACGGTTGAGGTCAAACAAACCATCACCTTGTCCGATGAAGAATCGTACCCCGTTCTGTTTGGAGCCTTGTCCATCGCCAAAGTGGAGGCGCTCGGGGAAGAAAACGCCGGGTTCGACCGGCTCCGCTGGTCTCCGAAATCCCAAGAGCTCCGCTGGGCCGAGAGCCGTACAGGCAAGACGTATCCGAAGACGTACACCGTGATCTCCTACATGCCGGTCATCGACGAAGCGGGCTTGAGAACGGTGCCCGCCGATTTGCCGAACCGTTCGGCTATGGAGGAATACTTGCAGCTGCCGAATTCCCTACCCGATCGGGTCCGCCAGCTGGCCAAGGAGATCACGAAGGATGCCCCGACCCCCTATGACAAAGTGAAGACGCTGGAGCGTTACCTTCAGTTCAATTACCGGTATACCAACCAGCCAAGGGAGCAGAAATCGGAAAGCAGCGATTTTGTCGACCGCTTCCTGTTCGAAACGAAGGAAGGGTACTGCGACTACTATTCCACCGCTATGGCGGTGCTTACCCGGAGTCTCGGCATACCGGCCCGCTGGGTCAAAGGCTATTCCACCGGCTCCTCTCCGGTTGATGAGCTGGAGGAGCTGAGACAGAACGGCGGACCGGATAATCTTTCCCTTTCCACGGACGGGGCCGGCACCTACACGGTACGCAATTCCGACGCCCATTCCTGGGTGGAGGTTTACTTCAGCGGCTGGGGCTGGATTCCCTTCGAGCCGACTTCCGGCTTCGCCGTACCGGCGGTGCAGCTTCCCAACCAGCCGGAGGTTTCCCCGGTGCCGGAAACCGATCCCGCACCTGCTGCCCCGGCTCCGGCGGAAGAAGCCGGCGGCTCTTTCCCGGTGACGACGGTTCTGCTTATCCTGGCCATTGCAGCCGCAGCCGGCATCGGCGTCTGGTTCTGGTTCAAGCGGGGGGCTTCCGGTTTGGTAGCCCGCTACCGCCAGCCGGCGAGCTTGAACCATCAGCTCATTCAGGAATACAACAAGCTGATGAGAAGCAAGAGGCGCAAAGGCTTTACCGTTCATGAACACGAAACCGCACGAGAGACGCTCAGCCGCTGGATGAATAAGGATGCGTGGCTGTCCAAGGACCTGGAGCAGCTGCTCGCCTTGTTCGAGAAAGCGAAATACAGCTCGAGGCCGATTACCCCGGAGGAAATGGGAAGGGCATCGACGCTGTTCAAGCGGCTCAAGGAAGAGCTGTAG
- a CDS encoding YqeG family HAD IIIA-type phosphatase produces the protein MLNNLIPSQQVNSIYDILLPELWKNGVKGIITDLDNTLVGAKVPLATPELIEWLKHVQQLGFKVVIVSNNRHARVSKFADPLGIPFIFSAKKPSNAAFRRALTMMNLPAEAVAVIGDQMLTDVLGGNRMGLHTILVQPISLLDEGFFTKVNRRLEKIALTFMKKP, from the coding sequence TTGCTTAACAATTTAATTCCCAGCCAGCAGGTAAACTCCATTTATGATATTCTTCTTCCGGAGCTGTGGAAGAACGGAGTTAAAGGGATTATTACCGATCTGGACAATACGCTGGTCGGGGCCAAAGTTCCTCTTGCCACACCGGAGCTGATCGAATGGCTCAAGCATGTGCAGCAACTGGGATTTAAGGTGGTCATCGTCTCCAACAACAGGCATGCCCGGGTCAGCAAGTTTGCCGACCCTCTGGGCATTCCGTTCATTTTTAGCGCCAAGAAACCTTCGAACGCGGCCTTCCGCCGCGCCCTTACGATGATGAACCTCCCGGCGGAGGCGGTGGCCGTCATCGGGGATCAGATGCTGACCGATGTGCTGGGGGGCAACCGGATGGGGCTTCATACGATATTGGTCCAGCCGATTTCTCTTTTGGACGAAGGTTTTTTTACCAAGGTGAACCGGAGGCTGGAGAAGATTGCCTTAACCTTTATGAAAAAACCTTGA
- the yqeH gene encoding ribosome biogenesis GTPase YqeH, translated as MSRDIDHKHCEGCGVELQTEEPSRLGYIPPQALEKTPVVCQRCYRIKHYNEMSSIALQQDDFLKILGEIGHTRSLVLHIVDLFDFEGTLISGLQRFIGTNPVLLVVNKIDLLPKVTNLNKLLNWVQKQAKENGLKVADIVLVSAKKNIGFERLLEKLDQHRDGRNVYVVGATNVGKSTLINRLIRDYSDLEAELTVSQYPGTTLNLVHIPIDDGSDIIDTPGIVYKHRLTELVERRDLNALLPGKPVNPMIYQLNERQTLYFGSLARFDFVKGPRQSFTCYVSNSINIHRTKLEKADELYVEHKGKLLQPPAEQDLDKLPSFTKHPIHVRKGRMVDVLISGLGWIKLNSEEGAELEVHAPRGVKVAVRDSLI; from the coding sequence ATGAGCCGCGATATCGATCATAAGCATTGCGAGGGCTGCGGGGTGGAATTGCAGACGGAAGAACCATCCCGGTTGGGCTATATTCCCCCTCAGGCCCTTGAGAAGACACCGGTCGTCTGCCAACGCTGCTACCGGATTAAGCATTACAACGAGATGTCTAGCATCGCCCTTCAGCAGGATGACTTCCTGAAGATCTTGGGAGAGATCGGCCATACCCGGAGCCTGGTGCTGCATATTGTGGATCTTTTCGATTTTGAAGGGACTCTCATCAGTGGACTTCAGCGCTTTATCGGGACGAATCCCGTGCTCCTGGTGGTAAACAAAATTGATCTTCTTCCGAAGGTGACCAACCTTAACAAATTATTGAATTGGGTGCAGAAGCAGGCGAAGGAAAACGGCTTGAAGGTAGCGGACATTGTTCTCGTAAGCGCCAAGAAGAATATCGGCTTCGAACGCTTGCTGGAGAAGCTGGATCAGCATCGGGACGGCCGAAACGTGTATGTGGTCGGAGCCACGAATGTAGGGAAGTCCACCCTCATCAACCGCCTGATCCGGGATTACAGCGACTTGGAGGCGGAGCTGACGGTTTCCCAATACCCGGGTACGACTTTGAATCTGGTGCATATCCCGATTGATGACGGAAGTGACATTATCGATACCCCGGGGATCGTATACAAGCACAGGCTGACCGAGCTCGTTGAGCGGCGCGACCTTAACGCCTTGTTACCGGGGAAGCCGGTGAACCCGATGATCTATCAGCTGAACGAACGCCAGACGCTGTACTTCGGCAGCTTGGCCCGGTTTGATTTTGTGAAGGGGCCGCGGCAGTCGTTTACGTGCTATGTCTCGAACAGCATCAACATTCACCGCACCAAGCTGGAGAAGGCGGACGAGCTCTATGTAGAGCACAAGGGGAAGCTGCTTCAGCCGCCAGCTGAGCAAGATCTGGATAAGCTTCCTTCATTTACGAAGCATCCGATCCATGTGCGCAAAGGCCGCATGGTGGATGTTCTCATCTCCGGATTGGGCTGGATTAAGCTCAACAGCGAAGAGGGAGCGGAGCTCGAGGTGCATGCCCCGCGCGGGGTGAAGGTGGCCGTACGGGATTCCTTAATTTAA
- a CDS encoding shikimate dehydrogenase, which produces MLDTQTVMYGVFGDPIAHSKSPLMLNRAFAEADLNAAYAAFHIRPGTLKDAVAGIRALGFRGVNVTIPHKVEVMDYLDHLDDGAKAIGAVNTIVNDHGVLTGYNTDGIGYVRSLKEETGVKLAGAKVVLLGAGGAARGLVYALAKEGAAKVTLANRTPGRAVELARAMGAYTSTEGIGLDQAKDAVEAADLVINTTQMGMHPNVEETPLDSSLLRPGMIVSDIVYNPRETRLLREAKARGAQVHGGLGMFIYQGAYAFEYWTGLPAPAAAMREAVEQSFSSN; this is translated from the coding sequence ATGTTGGATACACAAACAGTGATGTACGGGGTGTTCGGAGATCCGATCGCCCATTCGAAATCCCCGCTCATGCTGAACCGCGCCTTTGCCGAGGCGGACTTGAACGCGGCGTACGCCGCCTTTCATATTCGCCCGGGGACTCTGAAGGATGCCGTGGCCGGAATCCGGGCGCTCGGCTTCCGCGGGGTGAACGTGACGATCCCTCATAAGGTGGAAGTCATGGATTACCTGGATCACCTCGACGATGGGGCGAAGGCTATAGGGGCGGTAAACACCATCGTGAACGACCATGGCGTTCTGACCGGCTACAATACGGACGGGATCGGGTACGTGCGTTCCCTTAAAGAGGAAACCGGCGTGAAGCTGGCCGGCGCCAAAGTCGTTCTGCTGGGAGCCGGCGGCGCGGCGCGCGGACTCGTTTATGCGCTTGCCAAGGAAGGGGCGGCCAAGGTCACGCTGGCCAACCGGACGCCGGGAAGGGCGGTGGAGCTTGCCCGGGCGATGGGGGCTTACACGTCGACCGAAGGCATAGGACTCGACCAAGCCAAGGATGCAGTGGAAGCCGCCGACCTGGTCATCAATACGACGCAGATGGGGATGCACCCGAACGTGGAGGAAACCCCGCTGGACTCCTCCCTGCTCCGCCCCGGTATGATTGTAAGCGACATCGTCTACAATCCAAGGGAAACACGGCTCCTTAGGGAAGCCAAAGCGAGGGGAGCCCAGGTTCACGGCGGCTTGGGGATGTTCATCTACCAGGGGGCGTATGCCTTCGAATATTGGACCGGGCTTCCGGCCCCGGCGGCGGCTATGCGCGAGGCCGTGGAGCAGTCTTTTAGCAGCAATTGA
- the yhbY gene encoding ribosome assembly RNA-binding protein YhbY, translating to MLTGKQKRYLRSQAHHLNPIFQVGKGGVNDHLIRHIQEALEVRELIKVTILNTVPDDRDEVARELAEGAGAELVQLIGKIVILYKESKDHKTIELP from the coding sequence ATGTTAACCGGTAAACAAAAAAGATACTTGCGCTCCCAGGCGCACCATCTGAATCCCATCTTCCAGGTAGGCAAAGGCGGGGTGAACGACCATCTCATCCGGCATATCCAGGAAGCGCTGGAGGTGCGGGAGCTGATTAAGGTCACGATCCTGAATACCGTTCCGGACGACCGGGACGAAGTGGCCCGTGAATTGGCCGAGGGTGCGGGAGCCGAGCTGGTTCAGCTCATCGGCAAAATCGTTATTCTGTATAAGGAATCGAAGGATCATAAAACGATCGAGCTTCCATAA
- a CDS encoding nicotinate-nucleotide adenylyltransferase produces MKVGIMGGTFDPIHLGHLLAAERAREQAGLDEVWFMPAHVPPHKAHAPKADAEARWEMVVRATKSHAAFQAVDFELRRGGTSYTIDTITELRKTYPDHQFFYIIGGDMVMYLPKWYRIGELARQVTFIGLERPGYVIKLEELPDEIRRSVLLVPMPLMEISSTDIRARRAGGQSIRYVVTEPVRDYIEGNGLYEA; encoded by the coding sequence ATGAAGGTTGGGATCATGGGAGGGACCTTCGACCCCATCCACCTGGGGCATCTTCTCGCGGCCGAACGGGCAAGGGAGCAAGCGGGACTGGACGAGGTATGGTTTATGCCGGCTCACGTTCCCCCTCATAAAGCTCATGCCCCTAAGGCCGATGCGGAAGCCCGGTGGGAGATGGTCGTTAGGGCAACGAAGTCCCACGCGGCGTTCCAGGCAGTGGATTTTGAGCTCCGGCGGGGAGGAACCTCTTATACGATCGATACCATAACCGAGCTTCGGAAGACTTATCCCGATCATCAATTCTTTTACATCATAGGCGGGGATATGGTTATGTACTTGCCGAAGTGGTACCGGATCGGGGAGCTGGCGCGGCAGGTCACTTTTATCGGTCTGGAGCGGCCGGGTTACGTGATCAAGCTGGAGGAGCTTCCGGATGAAATCCGGCGCTCGGTCCTGCTGGTGCCGATGCCGTTAATGGAGATTTCCTCAACGGACATCCGGGCCCGAAGAGCGGGAGGACAATCCATTCGTTACGTCGTAACGGAACCGGTTAGGGATTATATCGAGGGGAACGGTTTATATGAAGCGTGA
- the yqeK gene encoding bis(5'-nucleosyl)-tetraphosphatase (symmetrical) YqeK: protein MKREQMMEAVRKQMPAKRWQHTLGVMESAVELAHRFGGDPEKADLAALLHDYCKYWPVEKQRQVIVDNRLPEELLSYEKPLWHAPVGAFVVAEEFGIDDEEVLDAIRYHTSGRVGMSQLDKIICLADYIEPNRDYPEVANLRRLAETSMEKALIAGFDSTIHYLLSKGEKVFPMTLMARNSLIDEVREREGKKR, encoded by the coding sequence ATGAAGCGTGAACAGATGATGGAGGCGGTACGGAAGCAGATGCCCGCTAAGCGCTGGCAGCATACGCTGGGCGTAATGGAATCGGCGGTTGAGCTGGCCCACCGGTTCGGGGGGGATCCGGAGAAGGCCGATCTAGCTGCGCTGCTGCATGATTACTGCAAATACTGGCCGGTGGAGAAGCAGCGCCAAGTTATTGTCGACAACCGCCTGCCGGAGGAGCTGCTTTCCTACGAAAAACCGCTATGGCATGCACCTGTGGGGGCATTCGTCGTAGCGGAGGAATTCGGGATCGACGATGAAGAGGTGCTGGATGCGATCCGTTATCATACGTCAGGTCGTGTCGGCATGTCCCAGCTTGATAAAATCATATGCCTGGCCGATTATATTGAGCCTAACCGGGATTACCCGGAAGTGGCGAACCTCCGCCGGCTGGCCGAGACCAGCATGGAAAAAGCACTCATAGCCGGATTTGACTCCACCATTCATTATTTGTTATCCAAAGGAGAAAAAGTCTTTCCCATGACGCTCATGGCGCGTAATTCGCTTATCGATGAGGTCAGGGAACGGGAGGGGAAGAAAAGATGA
- the rsfS gene encoding ribosome silencing factor translates to MTNQDLLTLVLDAADDKKAMNVVALNLEGISLVSDYFVICHGNSETQVQAIATEIKKKAEQHGFRVRGLEGMDTARWVLIDLGDVVAHVFHRDDREYYNIERLWSDAKVVEKV, encoded by the coding sequence ATGACCAACCAAGATCTGCTTACGCTTGTACTGGACGCGGCGGACGATAAGAAAGCGATGAACGTGGTTGCCTTGAACCTGGAGGGTATCTCGCTCGTTTCGGATTATTTCGTGATTTGTCACGGGAATTCGGAGACCCAGGTACAGGCTATCGCGACGGAAATCAAGAAAAAGGCCGAGCAGCACGGCTTCCGGGTAAGAGGGCTGGAAGGAATGGACACCGCCCGCTGGGTGCTGATCGACCTGGGTGATGTAGTGGCCCACGTGTTCCACCGGGACGACAGGGAATATTACAACATCGAGCGTCTGTGGTCGGATGCCAAAGTGGTCGAGAAGGTATGA
- a CDS encoding CvfB family protein yields the protein MTLQAGTTVTLKVTKETKPYGYFVTDGVREVLLHYTETTGPVQVGEDVEVFLYFDTEDRLAATMKKPLMELGQVGLLEVADIHHRFGTFLDMGLGRQLLLPFKEQPELKELRPQVGDKVYVTMAHDRQGRLMAKLAGEEELAPLTFHAPTSWLNQWVEARVYKPLQMGTFVICEGGILGFGVIGMIHASERTRMLRVGETVQVRVMKVREDGRVNLSLKPLKEVGRVEDADKLLAYLKERPNGAMPFSDQTPADIIMQRFGISKSAFKRAMGKLMKEGLIVQKENWTYLQTDKDSGPAAPAGASDNE from the coding sequence ATGACGCTTCAGGCGGGAACGACCGTAACCCTCAAGGTGACCAAAGAAACAAAGCCGTACGGATATTTCGTCACGGACGGCGTTCGTGAGGTTCTTCTTCATTATACGGAAACGACCGGGCCCGTTCAGGTGGGGGAGGACGTGGAGGTCTTTCTGTATTTCGACACCGAAGACCGGTTGGCCGCAACCATGAAAAAGCCGCTGATGGAGCTCGGTCAGGTGGGCTTGCTGGAAGTGGCCGATATCCACCACCGGTTTGGGACCTTTCTCGATATGGGGCTCGGCCGGCAGCTGCTCCTTCCCTTCAAGGAACAGCCGGAGCTGAAGGAGCTTCGTCCTCAGGTAGGAGACAAGGTATACGTAACGATGGCGCACGACCGGCAGGGCCGGCTGATGGCCAAGCTGGCAGGAGAGGAAGAGCTCGCTCCCCTCACCTTCCATGCTCCGACCTCCTGGTTGAACCAATGGGTGGAAGCCCGCGTCTACAAGCCTCTTCAAATGGGCACCTTCGTGATATGTGAAGGAGGGATCCTCGGCTTTGGGGTAATCGGCATGATCCATGCTTCCGAGCGGACCCGGATGCTTCGCGTCGGGGAAACGGTACAGGTTCGGGTCATGAAGGTCCGGGAGGACGGACGCGTCAATCTTTCCCTTAAGCCGTTGAAGGAAGTCGGCCGGGTCGAGGATGCGGATAAGCTTCTCGCTTATCTGAAGGAACGGCCGAACGGGGCGATGCCCTTCTCGGACCAAACGCCGGCAGATATCATTATGCAGCGGTTCGGGATAAGCAAATCGGCTTTTAAACGGGCCATGGGCAAGCTCATGAAAGAGGGCCTTATCGTGCAGAAGGAAAACTGGACGTACCTGCAGACGGATAAGGATTCGGGGCCGGCAGCACCAGCCGGAGCCTCAGATAACGAGTAA
- a CDS encoding class I SAM-dependent DNA methyltransferase yields the protein MAYGRFAYYYDRLMEDMPYPRWLSFLDQCWERFGRPSSVVDLGCGTGSIAIPLARKGLEVTGIDLSDHMLAVARNKSEEAVVGKAGKGSVHFLQQDMREWELPDRVDGVISLCDSLNYLTEEADLTETFRRTYEGLALGGLFVFDMHTPRLLGEYYRSQPFLLDEEDIAYIWTCGFDEQLCQIEHDLTFFVKEEGGDRFLRFEEHHVQRAYPLPWVKDQLREAGFRDVRLYGDFEWREADEETERAFFVARKG from the coding sequence ATGGCTTACGGGCGATTCGCCTATTACTACGACCGGCTGATGGAGGATATGCCTTATCCCCGCTGGCTTTCGTTTCTGGACCAATGCTGGGAAAGGTTCGGGCGCCCGTCCTCCGTCGTCGATTTGGGGTGCGGGACGGGGAGCATTGCCATTCCCCTGGCCCGGAAAGGCCTGGAGGTAACCGGCATCGACTTGTCCGACCACATGCTGGCGGTGGCAAGGAACAAAAGCGAAGAAGCGGTTGTTGGGAAAGCCGGGAAGGGAAGCGTCCATTTTCTTCAGCAGGATATGCGGGAATGGGAGCTTCCGGACCGTGTGGATGGAGTCATTTCCCTTTGCGATTCGCTGAATTACTTGACCGAGGAAGCGGATTTGACGGAAACTTTCCGGCGGACGTATGAAGGGCTTGCTCTGGGTGGACTCTTTGTTTTCGATATGCATACTCCCCGTCTATTGGGGGAGTATTACCGGTCGCAGCCTTTTCTTCTGGACGAGGAGGATATCGCCTACATCTGGACATGCGGGTTTGACGAACAGCTGTGCCAAATTGAACACGATCTGACTTTCTTCGTTAAGGAAGAGGGGGGGGACCGGTTTCTCCGGTTCGAGGAGCATCACGTTCAGCGGGCTTACCCGCTGCCTTGGGTCAAGGATCAGCTCCGGGAGGCCGGTTTCCGGGATGTACGGCTTTACGGCGATTTTGAATGGCGGGAAGCGGATGAAGAGACGGAGCGGGCGTTCTTCGTTGCCCGAAAGGGATAA
- the leuS gene encoding leucine--tRNA ligase: MTQEGNAHPGYNPQKLEPKWQKYWDEHKTFKVLEDSDKPKFYALDMFPYPSGAGLHVGHPEGYTATDIVSRFKRMRGYNVLHPMGWDAFGLPAEQYALDTGNDPRDFTAKNIDTFRRQIKSLGFSYDWDREISTTDPEYYKWTQWIFIQLYNKGLAYVDEVPVNWCPALGTVLANEEVIDGKSERGGHPVIRKPMRQWILRITEYAERLLEDLEELDWSESIKDMQRNWIGKSKGAEVQFAIDGHEGVNLTVFTTRPDTLFGATYCVIAPEHEFVGRITTPEQQESVEQYREKAARKSDLERTDLAKEKTGVFTGAYAVNPVNGEKVPVWIADYVLAGYGTGAIMAVPGHDQRDYEFAKAFHLPIVEVVAGGNLDTEAYSGDGEHVNSGFLNGLANEKAIAAMIEWLEAEGKGKGKVTYRLRDWLFSRQRYWGEPIPILHLEDGSMKTVPVDQLPLQLPEMDEIRPSGTGESPLANDEEWVNTVDPETGLKARRETNTMPQWAGSCWYYLRFIDPRNDQEICSPELQKKWLPVDLYIGGAEHAVLHLLYARFWHKVLYDLGVVATKEPFHKLVNQGMILGENNEKMSKSRGNVINPDDIVNQYGADTLRLYEMFMGPLEATKPWNDSGVEGSYRFLNRVWRLFLNEDGTLTGKLTENDAETTDAFKRTWHKTIKKITEDYEALRFNTAISQMMIFVNEAYKTEKLPKAALEQFVQMLSPIAPHLAEELWSLLGHSESITYAEWPSYEEAWTVENEVEIVVQVNGKIVDRAMVANDLEQAAMQELAQGLEKVKEAIAGKTVRKVIAVKGKLVNIVAN; encoded by the coding sequence ATGACACAGGAAGGCAATGCCCATCCAGGGTACAATCCCCAGAAGCTGGAGCCGAAATGGCAAAAATATTGGGATGAACACAAAACGTTTAAGGTGCTGGAGGACTCGGACAAACCGAAGTTCTACGCACTCGATATGTTCCCTTATCCGTCCGGAGCCGGGCTGCATGTTGGCCATCCGGAAGGTTACACGGCAACGGACATCGTTTCCCGCTTTAAGCGGATGAGAGGCTACAACGTTTTGCATCCGATGGGGTGGGACGCTTTCGGTCTTCCCGCGGAGCAGTACGCGCTGGACACGGGGAACGACCCTAGAGACTTCACGGCGAAGAACATCGATACGTTCCGGCGTCAGATCAAGTCCCTCGGTTTCTCCTATGATTGGGACCGGGAGATCAGCACGACGGACCCGGAGTATTACAAATGGACGCAGTGGATCTTCATCCAGCTGTATAACAAAGGATTGGCTTATGTCGATGAAGTGCCCGTCAACTGGTGTCCGGCACTCGGCACCGTGCTCGCGAACGAGGAAGTCATTGACGGCAAGAGCGAACGCGGCGGGCATCCCGTCATACGCAAGCCGATGCGTCAATGGATTCTGAGGATTACGGAGTACGCGGAAAGGCTTCTCGAGGATCTGGAGGAGCTCGACTGGTCCGAGAGCATCAAGGACATGCAGCGCAACTGGATCGGAAAGTCCAAGGGCGCCGAGGTTCAATTTGCGATCGACGGACATGAGGGCGTCAACCTCACCGTCTTCACCACCCGCCCGGATACGCTTTTCGGTGCGACTTACTGCGTCATTGCGCCGGAGCATGAATTCGTCGGCCGGATTACCACGCCGGAGCAGCAGGAAAGCGTGGAACAGTACCGGGAGAAGGCGGCCCGCAAGAGCGACCTGGAACGGACGGATCTGGCCAAGGAAAAGACAGGGGTCTTCACCGGGGCGTATGCCGTCAATCCAGTCAACGGTGAGAAGGTTCCGGTCTGGATTGCGGACTACGTGCTGGCCGGCTACGGCACCGGGGCCATTATGGCGGTTCCCGGCCACGACCAGCGGGACTACGAATTCGCTAAAGCGTTCCACCTGCCGATCGTGGAAGTGGTGGCGGGCGGCAATCTCGATACGGAAGCCTATTCGGGGGACGGCGAGCATGTGAACTCCGGCTTCCTGAACGGATTGGCCAACGAGAAGGCCATCGCCGCCATGATCGAATGGCTGGAAGCCGAGGGCAAAGGGAAAGGGAAGGTTACGTACCGGCTCCGCGACTGGCTGTTCAGCCGTCAGCGTTATTGGGGCGAGCCGATCCCGATTCTGCATCTTGAGGATGGCAGCATGAAGACGGTGCCGGTGGACCAGCTGCCGCTCCAGCTTCCGGAGATGGACGAAATCCGTCCCTCCGGAACCGGAGAGTCTCCACTGGCCAACGACGAGGAATGGGTGAATACCGTGGATCCGGAAACCGGGCTTAAGGCCCGCCGGGAAACGAACACCATGCCGCAGTGGGCGGGAAGCTGCTGGTATTACTTGAGGTTCATCGATCCGCGGAACGACCAGGAAATCTGTTCGCCCGAGCTTCAGAAGAAATGGCTTCCGGTCGACCTCTATATCGGAGGGGCCGAGCATGCGGTACTTCACCTGCTCTATGCCCGCTTCTGGCACAAGGTTCTGTATGATCTGGGCGTAGTGGCGACCAAGGAGCCTTTCCATAAGCTCGTCAACCAGGGAATGATCCTGGGGGAGAACAACGAGAAGATGAGCAAGTCCCGGGGCAATGTCATCAACCCGGATGACATCGTGAACCAATATGGCGCGGATACGCTCCGCCTGTACGAAATGTTCATGGGGCCGCTGGAGGCGACGAAGCCTTGGAATGACAGCGGGGTGGAAGGAAGCTACCGGTTCCTGAACCGGGTCTGGAGGCTGTTCCTAAACGAGGACGGCACCCTGACGGGCAAGCTGACGGAGAACGACGCGGAGACGACCGATGCGTTCAAACGCACCTGGCACAAAACGATCAAAAAAATAACGGAGGATTACGAAGCCCTCCGGTTCAACACGGCCATCAGCCAAATGATGATTTTCGTCAACGAAGCTTACAAAACCGAGAAGCTGCCCAAGGCCGCCTTGGAGCAGTTTGTCCAGATGCTGTCGCCGATCGCACCGCATCTCGCGGAAGAGCTGTGGTCGCTTCTCGGCCATTCCGAGAGCATTACCTACGCCGAGTGGCCTTCTTATGAGGAAGCCTGGACGGTGGAGAATGAAGTCGAGATCGTCGTTCAGGTGAACGGCAAGATCGTCGACCGCGCTATGGTCGCGAACGATCTGGAGCAGGCCGCCATGCAGGAGCTTGCCCAAGGTCTGGAGAAGGTGAAGGAAGCCATTGCCGGCAAAACCGTCCGGAAAGTCATCGCGGTCAAAGGCAAGCTTGTCAACATCGTGGCCAACTAA